A portion of the Bacillus oleivorans genome contains these proteins:
- the zwf gene encoding glucose-6-phosphate dehydrogenase has translation MSENQPSALITIFGATGDLANRKLFPSIYHLFKKDRLNPKFAVVGTARRELSTEEFHNQVKESILDHVGPEEELDEFISHFYYISLDVANTDEFSKLKSLIDQLDEHYHIGGNRIFYLAMAPQFFETIAESLYKKNLKSAFGFNRLIIEKPFGHDFASAKELNDHIRQAFDEEEIYRIDHYLGKEMVQNIEVIRFANAIFEPLWNNRFISNIQVTSSETLGVEDRGRYYEGSGALRDMVQNHMLQMVALLAMEPPIRLNTHEIRSEKVKVLRALRPITGNEIAKSFIRGQYDAGVSKEKAVIAYREEDHVDPNSNTETFVAGKLMIDNFRWAGVPFYIRTGKRLTEKSTKIVVQFKDIPMNLYLKTEETLNPNLLVIHIQPEEGITLHLNAKKAGQFMDATPIKLNFSNKSTDGMNTPEAYEKLLYDCLRGDATNFAHWDEVALSWTYIDPIAKAWEETKEPSFPNYQSGSMGPKKAIELLDKDGFHWWPVTDLDVENC, from the coding sequence TTGTCCGAGAACCAACCATCTGCACTTATAACCATTTTTGGAGCAACTGGCGATTTAGCCAATCGTAAGCTTTTTCCTTCTATTTATCATTTATTTAAAAAGGACAGGCTCAATCCAAAATTTGCAGTTGTCGGAACTGCAAGAAGAGAGCTGTCTACGGAGGAATTCCATAATCAAGTTAAAGAATCAATTCTTGACCATGTGGGACCCGAGGAAGAGCTTGATGAATTTATCTCTCATTTTTACTACATATCGTTGGATGTTGCGAATACAGACGAGTTTTCTAAGCTTAAATCACTGATTGATCAATTGGACGAACATTATCATATAGGCGGCAACCGGATCTTTTACTTAGCGATGGCCCCGCAATTTTTCGAAACCATTGCCGAATCTCTTTATAAAAAGAATCTAAAGTCAGCATTCGGTTTTAACCGTCTTATCATCGAGAAGCCTTTCGGACATGATTTTGCCTCAGCGAAAGAATTAAATGATCATATCCGCCAAGCCTTTGACGAGGAAGAAATCTATCGGATTGACCATTATCTTGGCAAGGAAATGGTTCAGAATATCGAAGTTATCCGTTTTGCCAATGCGATTTTTGAACCGCTCTGGAATAACCGTTTTATTTCTAACATCCAAGTCACCTCCAGCGAAACCTTAGGAGTCGAAGACCGCGGACGTTATTACGAAGGCAGCGGTGCTTTAAGAGATATGGTACAAAACCACATGCTGCAAATGGTGGCACTGCTTGCGATGGAGCCTCCGATCCGGTTAAACACCCATGAAATTAGAAGTGAAAAGGTAAAAGTGTTAAGAGCGTTAAGACCCATTACAGGTAATGAAATTGCGAAATCATTTATCAGAGGACAATACGATGCGGGCGTGAGTAAAGAGAAGGCTGTAATTGCTTATCGAGAGGAAGATCATGTCGATCCCAATTCCAATACTGAAACATTTGTAGCCGGAAAACTTATGATCGATAACTTTAGGTGGGCAGGTGTGCCTTTTTACATTCGAACAGGGAAGCGCCTAACGGAAAAGTCAACCAAGATTGTGGTTCAATTTAAAGACATTCCGATGAATTTATATTTGAAAACAGAGGAAACACTAAATCCCAATTTATTGGTGATTCATATTCAGCCTGAAGAAGGAATTACTCTCCATCTCAATGCTAAAAAAGCTGGCCAGTTTATGGATGCTACACCGATTAAGCTTAATTTCTCCAATAAAAGCACAGATGGAATGAATACACCTGAAGCTTATGAAAAACTTTTATATGACTGTCTCAGAGGAGATGCTACGAACTTTGCGCATTGGGATGAAGTAGCGTTATCCTGGACCTACATCGATCCGATCGCCAAAGCTTGGGAGGAAACGAAAGAACCTTCTTTTCCAAACTATCAGTCTGGCTCAATGGGGCCAAAGAAAGCGATTGAATTATTAGATAAAGACGGTTTCCATTGGTGGCCAGTTACTGATTTAGATGTTGAAAATTGTTAA
- a CDS encoding DNA polymerase IV, translating to MESKARIIFHIDMNSFYASVETAFHPELKGLPLAIAGNAKERRGIIVTCSYEARKFGVKATMPIWEAKKLCPGLIIREPDFDKYRSVSRQMFRILEDYTEWVEPVSIDEGYMDVTEAEGNLHPIALAETIQKRLLNELQLPCSIGIAPNKFLAKMASDMKKPLGITVLRKRDMQTKLWPLEIEEMHGIGKKTAEKLRKIGMKTIGDLANESELTLKVALGINGKKLWERANGIDRRKVDPESVNEIKSIGNSTTLPRDTDNLQEIYQILERLTDRVSKRLLAKGYVTEGIQIMIRYFNRKTVTRSLTLSDPLFKTEELLPFVKQLFSVNWNHEPIRLLGVTANHLLDKKSFAQQLDLFSYEKEEREYKLYETLKKLNQKHGEAIIRKGIEKKQ from the coding sequence ATGGAATCCAAAGCAAGAATCATTTTTCATATCGATATGAATAGTTTTTACGCATCGGTTGAAACGGCTTTTCATCCCGAATTAAAGGGCTTGCCTTTAGCGATTGCCGGGAATGCGAAAGAACGGAGAGGCATAATTGTTACTTGCAGTTATGAGGCTAGAAAATTTGGGGTAAAAGCGACAATGCCAATATGGGAAGCGAAAAAGTTATGTCCTGGCCTCATCATAAGGGAACCGGATTTTGATAAGTACCGTTCTGTTTCGAGACAAATGTTTCGCATTTTAGAAGATTATACGGAATGGGTGGAGCCGGTGTCGATTGACGAAGGATACATGGATGTAACGGAAGCTGAAGGAAATCTGCACCCAATTGCACTTGCAGAAACCATTCAAAAACGATTGCTAAATGAACTGCAGCTGCCTTGCAGTATTGGGATTGCCCCTAATAAATTTTTGGCGAAAATGGCATCCGATATGAAAAAACCATTGGGAATCACGGTTCTGCGGAAAAGAGATATGCAGACGAAGCTATGGCCATTAGAAATTGAAGAGATGCATGGGATTGGGAAAAAGACAGCAGAAAAATTGCGGAAAATCGGTATGAAAACAATTGGAGATTTAGCGAATGAATCAGAACTGACTTTAAAAGTAGCCCTTGGCATTAACGGAAAAAAGCTGTGGGAGCGGGCGAACGGTATAGACCGCCGAAAAGTCGATCCGGAAAGTGTCAATGAAATCAAATCGATTGGAAATTCAACCACCTTGCCAAGAGATACCGATAATCTGCAAGAAATTTATCAGATCCTCGAAAGACTAACCGACCGTGTGAGCAAACGTCTGCTTGCCAAGGGGTATGTTACTGAGGGAATTCAGATCATGATTCGCTATTTTAACAGAAAAACAGTTACGCGAAGTTTGACTTTATCAGATCCGCTCTTTAAGACTGAGGAGCTATTACCTTTTGTCAAGCAGCTGTTTTCAGTTAATTGGAATCATGAGCCCATTCGGCTTTTAGGTGTAACAGCCAATCATCTGCTTGATAAAAAAAGCTTTGCCCAGCAGCTTGATCTATTTTCCTATGAAAAAGAAGAAAGAGAATATAAGCTGTATGAAACTCTCAAAAAACTAAATCAAAAGCATGGAGAAGCAATCATTAGAAAAGGAATCGAAAAAAAGCAATAG
- the mce gene encoding methylmalonyl-CoA epimerase: MEKVDHIGIAVRSIEGVLPFYKEVMQLEMIKMEDVETEGVRVAFLQAHNTKIELLEPLNQESPVAKFIEKRGEGIHHLAFLVQNIEAEIMRLKGQGAQLLQEQPKRGAGGAKVVFLHPKQANGVLYEICER, translated from the coding sequence ATGGAAAAAGTAGATCATATTGGCATAGCGGTTCGTTCGATAGAGGGGGTTCTCCCTTTTTATAAGGAAGTTATGCAGCTTGAAATGATCAAAATGGAAGATGTAGAAACAGAAGGGGTACGGGTTGCTTTTCTGCAAGCTCACAATACGAAAATTGAATTATTGGAGCCATTAAATCAGGAGAGTCCAGTGGCAAAGTTTATTGAAAAGAGGGGAGAAGGGATTCATCATCTTGCCTTTCTTGTTCAGAATATTGAGGCAGAAATTATGAGACTGAAGGGGCAAGGGGCACAATTGCTTCAAGAGCAGCCGAAACGGGGAGCAGGCGGAGCCAAGGTTGTGTTTTTACATCCGAAACAAGCCAACGGAGTTTTATACGAAATTTGCGAAAGATAG
- a CDS encoding creatininase family protein, which produces MKFQFENSYEVKEKIQKSQIAILPIGAVEAHGPHLPLGTDNLLAERLSERVAEKTGAFVLPTLPYGQVWSLKNFPGSINISNETLISLLVDMGISLYEQGFRVFVMLNGHLGNAVALKEAARKLYAKFPDFRILYLFYPGIKKVTEEVRETKSSHATYFHACEIETSYMLYLAEEYVDMSKAITDIPNIPMSADITPTPWEEFTSSAVLGDAKLATKEKGRKIIDAAIENMVELIAGAKNQMNRRK; this is translated from the coding sequence ATGAAATTTCAATTTGAAAATTCGTATGAAGTAAAAGAAAAGATTCAAAAAAGCCAAATTGCGATTTTGCCGATTGGGGCTGTAGAAGCACATGGTCCCCATCTTCCGCTTGGTACTGATAACTTATTAGCTGAAAGACTTTCAGAGCGAGTAGCTGAAAAAACAGGTGCTTTTGTTTTGCCTACGCTGCCATATGGGCAAGTTTGGAGTTTGAAAAATTTCCCGGGCAGTATCAATATCAGTAACGAAACTTTAATTTCATTACTAGTAGATATGGGAATCAGTCTATATGAACAAGGATTCCGTGTTTTTGTTATGCTTAACGGCCACTTAGGAAATGCCGTCGCACTTAAAGAAGCTGCTAGAAAGCTCTATGCAAAATTCCCGGACTTTCGCATTCTTTATCTATTTTATCCAGGCATAAAGAAAGTGACAGAAGAGGTTAGAGAGACAAAATCTTCGCATGCAACCTATTTTCATGCGTGTGAAATCGAGACCTCTTACATGCTGTATCTTGCAGAAGAATATGTTGATATGTCAAAAGCGATAACAGACATACCAAACATCCCAATGAGTGCAGATATCACACCGACACCATGGGAGGAATTTACAAGTTCAGCTGTGTTAGGCGATGCAAAATTAGCAACAAAAGAAAAGGGAAGAAAAATCATAGATGCCGCTATTGAAAACATGGTGGAATTGATAGCGGGAGCGAAAAATCAAATGAATCGGCGTAAATAA
- a CDS encoding SIS domain-containing protein, with the protein MLIQFFEKAKERLELVEKNEVENLIKAAQKVAEAIQNDGIIQLFGCGHSHILTEEVFYRAGGLVPIKPIFIEPLMLHEGALRSSQLERKNDYVGQFLKGEDIQPNDVVFVLSTSGRNPVPVDVAAEAKNRGAFVIGITSLEYSQSQVSRHKSGKHLYSSVDLVIDNHSVKGDAILSYEKVKVPFGPTSTVVGAVILNAIFAEAIKIIADHGYEPPVFLSGNIDGADEHNERIIKKYQERIPLLS; encoded by the coding sequence ATGCTTATCCAATTTTTTGAGAAAGCAAAAGAAAGATTAGAGCTGGTTGAAAAAAATGAAGTAGAAAATTTAATAAAAGCAGCTCAAAAAGTAGCTGAGGCAATCCAAAACGATGGAATCATCCAGCTTTTTGGATGTGGACATTCCCACATTCTAACAGAGGAAGTCTTTTACCGTGCTGGAGGCTTAGTTCCAATTAAACCAATATTTATTGAACCATTAATGCTTCATGAGGGTGCATTGCGCTCCTCACAATTAGAAAGGAAAAATGACTATGTGGGACAGTTTTTAAAGGGTGAGGATATCCAACCAAATGATGTCGTATTTGTCCTATCGACATCCGGAAGAAATCCGGTTCCCGTAGATGTTGCAGCCGAGGCTAAAAATCGGGGAGCTTTTGTCATTGGAATCACATCTTTAGAGTACTCTCAAAGTCAAGTTTCCAGACATAAAAGCGGAAAACATCTATATAGTTCTGTAGACCTTGTCATTGATAATCATTCTGTTAAGGGTGACGCTATTTTATCGTATGAAAAGGTTAAAGTTCCATTTGGTCCAACTTCTACGGTAGTAGGAGCGGTGATTTTGAATGCAATCTTTGCTGAAGCAATTAAAATCATAGCTGATCACGGATATGAACCGCCTGTTTTTTTAAGCGGAAATATTGATGGCGCAGATGAACATAATGAGAGGATTATAAAAAAATACCAAGAAAGAATTCCGTTACTGTCTTAA
- the prli42 gene encoding stressosome-associated protein Prli42, translating to MRNKKIRKVIVYLMLFAMIASTLLMGVSWFL from the coding sequence ATGAGAAATAAAAAGATTAGAAAAGTAATTGTTTATTTAATGCTTTTTGCCATGATTGCTTCTACCCTGCTAATGGGAGTCAGCTGGTTTTTATAA
- a CDS encoding M20/M25/M40 family metallo-hydrolase: MKAERLLEEFLELVQVDSETRFETEIAKVLREKFSTLGLDVTEDDTTSQTGHGAGNLVCTLPATKDGVDPIYFCCHMDTVVPAKGVKPSVKDGYVVTDGTTILGADDKAGIAAMLEAIRTLKEEKIEHGQIQFIITVGEESGLVGAKALDPSLVKAKYGYALDSDGSVGNVIVAAPTQAKVKAVIHGKTAHAGVAPEKGVSAITVAAKAIAKMPLGRIDEETTANIGRFEGGTATNIVSDRVDILAEARSLVPAKMEQQAAKMKQAFEEAAEEMGGKAEVEVTVMYPGFKYSKDDEVVQVAQKAAAKIGRSSELLKSGGGSDANVFAGMGVPTVNLSVGYEEIHTTNERMPIEELNKLTEMMIAIIQEVSQ, from the coding sequence ATGAAAGCAGAACGATTACTAGAGGAATTCCTAGAATTAGTACAAGTAGATTCTGAAACACGCTTTGAAACTGAAATTGCAAAAGTGTTAAGAGAAAAGTTTTCAACGCTTGGATTGGATGTTACAGAAGATGATACAACAAGTCAAACAGGGCATGGTGCTGGGAATTTAGTATGTACATTGCCAGCTACAAAAGATGGTGTTGATCCAATTTATTTTTGCTGCCATATGGATACAGTGGTTCCTGCTAAAGGAGTTAAGCCAAGTGTGAAAGATGGGTACGTAGTGACAGATGGAACCACGATTTTAGGAGCCGATGATAAAGCGGGAATTGCAGCTATGCTTGAAGCGATTCGTACTTTAAAAGAAGAAAAGATTGAACACGGACAAATCCAATTTATCATTACGGTTGGGGAAGAGTCTGGTCTTGTTGGCGCGAAAGCACTTGACCCATCCTTAGTCAAAGCAAAATACGGCTATGCACTTGACAGTGATGGGTCAGTGGGAAATGTTATCGTTGCGGCTCCTACCCAAGCAAAAGTTAAAGCCGTTATTCATGGAAAAACAGCCCATGCAGGGGTTGCTCCGGAAAAAGGGGTTTCGGCTATCACAGTTGCAGCCAAAGCAATAGCGAAAATGCCGCTTGGACGGATTGATGAGGAAACAACCGCCAACATTGGCCGTTTTGAAGGCGGTACGGCTACAAACATCGTTAGTGACCGCGTTGATATTTTAGCGGAAGCCCGTTCTCTTGTTCCGGCAAAAATGGAACAGCAAGCAGCAAAGATGAAACAAGCTTTTGAAGAAGCGGCTGAAGAAATGGGCGGAAAAGCTGAAGTTGAAGTAACGGTTATGTATCCAGGTTTTAAATATTCAAAAGATGATGAAGTTGTTCAGGTTGCACAAAAAGCTGCTGCCAAAATTGGCCGCTCAAGTGAATTGCTAAAAAGCGGCGGCGGCAGTGATGCCAATGTCTTCGCCGGTATGGGTGTGCCAACTGTCAACTTATCAGTAGGATATGAAGAAATTCACACAACGAATGAACGGATGCCAATTGAAGAATTAAATAAATTGACTGAAATGATGATCGCTATTATTCAGGAAGTTAGTCAATAA
- a CDS encoding phosphotriesterase family protein — MSFIRTFNGDIKPEDLGFTYSHEHIVCRPDYWVQRGEDDLLLDDKDKSQKDVEDFKRHGGKTIVDATAIDYGRDVQAVKQISDETGVQIIGTAGFNKSFLWDARVKEELKPIIGDYETYAEWIDKTPINKLTDFVIREVEEGLEGTPLKAGQVKFGTGYNRITPLEEKTLRAVARAHHETKAPVHSHTEAGTMGLEQLELLKSENINLENLSLGHMDRNPDPYYHEQIAKTGAFLSFDGIAKIKYAPESTRIYCILELVKKGYEDQILVSGDTARKTYYKHYDYGLGLEYIIAKWVPRFIDDANRQGFDGEKLIRKFFIENPARCFAFKK, encoded by the coding sequence ATGAGTTTTATACGTACTTTTAATGGAGATATCAAACCAGAGGATTTGGGATTCACATATTCTCATGAACATATTGTTTGCCGCCCGGATTATTGGGTTCAGCGCGGAGAAGATGATCTGCTTTTAGATGATAAAGATAAGTCTCAAAAAGATGTCGAAGATTTTAAACGTCATGGCGGAAAAACGATCGTAGATGCGACCGCGATTGATTATGGACGGGATGTACAGGCAGTCAAACAAATCTCGGATGAAACGGGAGTTCAAATAATCGGAACGGCAGGTTTTAACAAAAGCTTCCTTTGGGATGCAAGAGTGAAGGAAGAACTAAAGCCAATCATCGGAGATTATGAGACTTACGCAGAATGGATTGACAAGACGCCAATCAATAAACTCACCGATTTTGTGATTCGGGAAGTAGAAGAAGGATTAGAGGGCACGCCATTAAAAGCCGGTCAAGTGAAATTTGGTACAGGCTATAATCGGATCACGCCGCTCGAGGAAAAGACATTACGCGCAGTAGCAAGGGCTCACCATGAAACGAAAGCGCCTGTCCATTCTCATACTGAAGCAGGGACTATGGGGCTTGAGCAGCTTGAGTTATTAAAAAGTGAAAATATTAATCTTGAAAATTTGAGCCTGGGACATATGGATCGGAATCCAGATCCATACTACCATGAACAAATTGCAAAAACAGGGGCATTTTTAAGTTTTGATGGAATTGCGAAAATCAAGTATGCTCCGGAAAGCACCAGAATTTACTGCATTTTGGAACTAGTAAAAAAGGGATATGAGGATCAAATTTTAGTAAGCGGTGACACTGCTAGAAAAACGTATTATAAGCACTATGACTATGGTCTGGGATTAGAATATATCATCGCAAAGTGGGTTCCACGCTTTATTGATGATGCAAACCGTCAAGGATTTGACGGTGAAAAATTAATTCGCAAATTTTTTATCGAAAATCCAGCAAGATGTTTTGCATTTAAAAAGTAA
- a CDS encoding chemotaxis protein CheW: MATLGHAVTFMMGNQPYAISLEYIKSIEPFDLIETQEPGSSVILGKSIIRDEEVIVLDLQSFLLDHPFQQTEESRLLYVEAENERFAIAVSAGEVINGHDLKLKEMGLAGNQDNQFVTNVVLLNDQIIPVINPQILFGTFHQIVR, translated from the coding sequence ATGGCAACATTAGGACATGCTGTCACATTTATGATGGGGAATCAACCATACGCCATCTCTTTAGAATATATTAAATCAATCGAACCATTTGATTTGATTGAAACCCAAGAGCCGGGCTCAAGTGTCATACTCGGAAAAAGCATAATTCGCGATGAAGAGGTAATCGTTCTTGATTTACAGTCTTTCTTATTGGATCATCCATTCCAACAAACAGAGGAGTCCCGCCTCCTTTATGTTGAAGCTGAAAATGAACGATTTGCGATAGCTGTTTCTGCTGGAGAAGTGATTAATGGCCACGATCTTAAACTAAAAGAGATGGGACTAGCAGGAAATCAAGACAATCAGTTTGTTACAAACGTTGTTTTACTCAATGATCAAATCATACCGGTCATCAATCCGCAAATATTGTTTGGAACTTTTCATCAAATAGTCAGGTAA
- a CDS encoding PTS ascorbate transporter subunit IIC, translating to MEIIQWIATNIFGVPAILLGFIVLLGLLLQKKTTSQVISGTFKAMIGFLIINAGAGVIVGALTVFEPMWKEVFGLEASSFTDFLGQEAFGGKYGSAVTLAMFIGFIINVLLARFTKFKYIYLTGHMMFWTTMIFAGIIVDAVGDVSFGALVIFLSIFMGLYWTFQPAIVQPFMRKVTGNDNIALGHTSAIVALLAAWLGKIFGNKENDSEKIKLPKGLEFLRDSNVITALTMGILFFIGAVILMGKGTPGAETLIAQAGDQNFVMYSIVQSFTFAGGIAVVLLGVKMFIGEIVPAFNGIATKLVPGAKPALDCPVVFPFAPNAVILGFLGAFAGALIWLVILGNTVAYVFVPTMIVLFFHGATAGVFGNSTGGVRGALIGGFVTATVVAWGQYITVKFLIDSTIPDTAMWAADSDMFVLGPIVKWIAQLLF from the coding sequence ATGGAAATCATTCAATGGATTGCCACCAATATTTTTGGTGTACCAGCTATTTTATTAGGATTTATCGTTCTGTTAGGTCTGCTTTTACAAAAGAAAACTACTAGCCAGGTCATTAGCGGAACATTTAAAGCAATGATCGGGTTCTTAATTATCAATGCAGGCGCTGGGGTCATTGTTGGTGCATTAACTGTATTTGAACCAATGTGGAAGGAAGTATTTGGTTTAGAAGCAAGTTCCTTTACTGATTTCTTAGGTCAAGAAGCATTTGGCGGAAAATATGGTTCTGCTGTTACACTTGCTATGTTTATTGGTTTCATTATTAACGTGTTACTGGCTCGATTTACGAAATTCAAATATATTTATTTAACAGGTCATATGATGTTCTGGACTACTATGATCTTTGCCGGGATTATAGTTGATGCTGTCGGAGATGTATCGTTTGGTGCACTTGTAATCTTCTTATCTATCTTTATGGGGCTATACTGGACATTCCAGCCCGCTATTGTTCAGCCTTTTATGCGCAAGGTAACAGGAAACGATAACATTGCATTAGGGCACACTTCTGCGATAGTTGCTCTTCTTGCAGCATGGTTAGGAAAAATATTTGGTAATAAAGAGAATGATTCAGAGAAAATAAAACTGCCAAAAGGACTTGAGTTTTTAAGAGATTCTAATGTTATTACAGCTTTAACAATGGGGATTTTGTTCTTTATCGGTGCAGTAATATTAATGGGAAAGGGTACTCCTGGTGCTGAAACTCTAATTGCTCAAGCTGGAGACCAAAACTTTGTAATGTATTCGATTGTACAATCCTTTACATTTGCTGGTGGTATTGCGGTTGTATTGCTTGGGGTTAAAATGTTTATCGGTGAAATCGTTCCCGCCTTTAATGGGATCGCTACAAAATTAGTACCTGGTGCAAAACCTGCATTAGACTGTCCAGTTGTTTTTCCCTTTGCGCCGAATGCTGTAATCCTTGGATTCTTAGGGGCATTTGCAGGTGCTCTCATTTGGTTAGTGATTTTAGGTAATACAGTAGCCTATGTTTTCGTACCAACCATGATTGTGTTATTCTTCCACGGTGCAACAGCAGGGGTATTCGGAAATTCAACCGGTGGGGTTAGAGGTGCCTTAATTGGCGGTTTCGTAACAGCAACTGTTGTAGCATGGGGACAATATATTACTGTTAAATTCTTAATAGATTCAACAATTCCTGATACAGCTATGTGGGCAGCAGACTCTGATATGTTTGTATTAGGACCAATTGTTAAATGGATTGCACAGCTATTGTTTTAA
- a CDS encoding acyl-CoA carboxylase subunit beta, whose protein sequence is MVDIYEKINELYDKRREIELGGGDEKIRKQHEKGKLTARERIELLLDEGTFVELNPFIEHRGHDFGLNGMKGPGDGVVTGYGKIHGRPVYLFSQDFTVFGGALGEMHAKKIANVMDLAAKNGTPFIGLNDSGGARIQEGVVSLDGYGQIFYRNAIYSGVIPQISVIMGPCAGGAVYSPAITDFVFMVDETSQMFITGPKVIETVTGEKISPEDLGGAHVHNAISGNAHFRGQTEEQVLDKVRALLHYLPQNNEESAPIAETEQGDDYRTNLTDLIPFDPVRPYDVRQVIEAIVDPHSFFEVHKEFAKNIVVGFAKLKGETVGLVCNQPKVMAGGLDIDSSDKAARFIRFCDSFNIPLITFEDVTGFFPGVKQEHGGIIRHGAKILYAYSEATVPKITVILRKAYGGAYVALNSKSIGADLVFAWPNAEIAVMGPQGAANIIFAKEIASSQNPEETRKEKIEEYRQKFANPYVAASMGMVDDVIDPRETRIKLIQGLDMLRHKKEQRPKKKHGNIPL, encoded by the coding sequence ATGGTAGACATTTATGAAAAAATCAATGAATTGTACGATAAACGCAGGGAAATAGAGCTTGGGGGCGGAGACGAAAAAATAAGAAAGCAGCACGAAAAGGGGAAATTGACAGCAAGAGAAAGAATAGAGCTTTTATTAGATGAAGGAACTTTTGTTGAATTAAATCCTTTTATCGAACACAGGGGGCACGATTTTGGTCTCAACGGAATGAAAGGACCAGGCGATGGCGTGGTTACCGGCTACGGCAAAATTCACGGACGTCCCGTTTACCTCTTTTCTCAGGATTTTACCGTGTTCGGGGGAGCATTAGGTGAAATGCACGCGAAGAAGATTGCAAATGTAATGGATCTTGCGGCCAAAAATGGTACCCCTTTCATCGGCTTAAATGATTCAGGCGGAGCGCGGATTCAAGAAGGAGTTGTTTCGTTGGACGGGTACGGACAGATATTCTACCGAAATGCAATATATTCAGGAGTGATCCCGCAAATCTCTGTAATCATGGGTCCATGTGCCGGTGGAGCCGTCTACTCTCCAGCGATTACAGATTTTGTTTTTATGGTAGATGAGACCAGTCAAATGTTTATCACAGGTCCTAAAGTAATCGAGACCGTAACAGGGGAAAAAATATCGCCAGAGGATTTAGGCGGTGCTCATGTCCATAATGCTATCAGCGGCAATGCCCATTTCCGGGGACAGACAGAAGAACAAGTTTTAGACAAGGTAAGAGCTCTGCTTCATTATCTTCCTCAAAATAACGAGGAATCAGCGCCAATCGCGGAGACAGAACAGGGGGACGACTATCGGACTAACCTAACCGATTTAATCCCATTTGATCCAGTCCGTCCTTATGATGTACGTCAGGTGATCGAAGCGATAGTAGATCCTCATTCCTTTTTTGAAGTGCATAAGGAATTTGCGAAAAACATTGTTGTTGGCTTTGCTAAGTTGAAGGGAGAGACTGTGGGACTCGTTTGTAATCAGCCGAAAGTGATGGCGGGGGGCTTAGACATCGATTCCTCTGATAAAGCAGCACGGTTTATCCGCTTTTGTGACTCATTTAATATTCCGCTGATCACATTTGAAGACGTAACAGGATTTTTTCCAGGAGTCAAACAGGAGCATGGGGGCATCATTCGCCATGGAGCGAAAATTCTTTATGCCTATTCAGAGGCGACTGTACCAAAAATTACGGTAATCTTAAGAAAAGCATATGGAGGAGCCTATGTTGCTTTAAACAGCAAGTCAATCGGGGCAGATCTTGTGTTTGCCTGGCCGAATGCGGAAATTGCCGTAATGGGTCCACAAGGAGCGGCCAATATTATTTTTGCGAAAGAGATAGCCTCCAGTCAGAATCCAGAGGAAACGAGAAAAGAAAAAATTGAAGAGTATCGGCAAAAATTTGCGAATCCCTATGTAGCAGCGAGCATGGGGATGGTTGACGACGTTATTGACCCGCGTGAAACAAGAATAAAGCTAATTCAGGGGTTAGATATGCTCCGTCATAAAAAAGAGCAAAGGCCAAAGAAAAAGCACGGGAACATACCTTTATAG